Below is a window of Brachyspira pilosicoli DNA.
AATATCTTATGAATATATATAAAATAATACTTGTATTTTAAGCTAAACAATGCAGTTCTTCGCGAAGCGTATCCAAAGGATATAAGGTTCTTTTATACCAATAAAAGAACTGGGGGTGTGTACCCTAAGGGCACGTTTCGCAGTGGTAAGCCTACCACAAATAAAAAACTAAAAATATGTTTTTTAACAAACTTAAAAACTTATTTAATAAAAAAAGATAGCACTAATATAAGCACTATCTTTTATAATCTAAACAATATTAAAAAATCTTTATTTCAATACAAATTTATTTAAGTATTCATAAACAAATATAGCAAGTATTATAAGCGGTATAATATAGCTGCTATAAAGTCTTAAATATGCAGGGAATTTTACTCCCTCACCAGTATTAACCTCTTTAAGAAAATTATCAAATCCCCAGCCAAACTTTCTCGTACAGAAAAATAAAGTAACCAAAGCACCAAGAGGAAGTATATTATTACTTACTATAAAGTCTAATAAATCAAGTATTACAGTACCCTCGCCTAAAGGATTAATATGTGATAAAACATTAAAACCTAAAGCAGTAGGCAAGCTTCCAAAGAACACTACTAAAAACAATATTACAGAAACTTTTTTTCTTGATAATCCAAACTTATCCATAGCAAAAGAGTATATATTTTCAAATACAGCGATTATAGTAGTAAGAGCAGCCATAGCAAGGAATAAGAAGAATAAAGAGCCCCATAATCTTCCTAAAGGCATAGAGTTAAATATATTAGGCAAAGTAACAAAAGTTAATCCAGCTCCCTGACCAGGATTAACATTAAAAGCAAAACTAGCAGGAAATATTAAAAGACCAGCAAGCAAAGCTACTAATGTATCTAATGCCACAACTATAAGAGCTTCACCTGTTAATCTTTGTTTTTTATCTATATAGCTTCCGAATATAGCCATTCCGCCCTGACCAACACTAAGAGAGAAGAAAGCCTGTCCAATAGCAGCATAAAATATACCAATAAAACCAGAAAATCCGCCGCCAAATAATTTATTAAAATCAGGAATTAAATAGAATTTTAATCCCTCAACAGCACCGTCTAAAGTTACAGCTCTTATTATTAATACTATAAGCAAAGCAAATAAAGATATCATCATAAATTTACTTGCTCTCTCAACTCCGTTTTGAAGACCAAAGGAACAAATTAAAATACCTATTAATACACTAACACCCATCCAAAAAACTAAAGTAGAAGGGCTTCCAAGTACGCCATTAAAAAAAGTTCCAATTTGGTCAGCACCTAATGAAGTAAACTTACCAGTTAAAGTAAAATAGAAATAAGCTAAACACCAACCGCATATAGTAGTATAAAATAACATAAGAAGTACATTACCAATAATCTGAACATAGCCTATTTTGTGCCAATGCTGACCTTTCTTCTCTAATTTTAGAAAAGAGTTAGATATATCATGTCCGCCAGCTCTTCCTACAGCAAACTCCATAATCATAGGTATAGTACAAAAGGCCACTATAGATATAATATAAAGTACAACAAAAGCACCTCCGCCGTACTGACCTGTAATATAAGGAAATCTCCAAACATTACCCATACCTACAGCACAACCAGCTGAAACAAGTATAAACCCTAATCTGCTGCCAAGTTTTTCTCTCTCTTTCATAAATAGTTCTCCAATAAAAACATTTAAAAAACATTAAAAAAATATTATGTTTCTATATACAATAATGTAGTATGATATTATATAAAACAAATAAAATCAATAGCTAACACTTTTTAATATACATTTTATTGACAAAAAATTTTACTGTTATATACTTTTTTAATGAGTTCATCTATCAATTTATCTACAAACATTAAAACTCAATTAAGACATGAATTAAGATTAAACGCTCAAACAAAATTATGGCTAAATACAATATCAATGCCCGCAATAGAATTAAAAGAAAAGATAGAAAAAGAAATGGAAGAAAACCCTTTTCTTGAATATGATTTAAAAAATAGTAGTAGTAAAGATATTGATAATATTATAGAGAACACACTTCAAAGCGAGGGCGAAAGCCTATTTGAACACCTTAAAACTCAAATAAATATAGCATTTGATAATAAAAAAGATATAGAATTAGCAGAACATATATGCAGTTTTATAGATAAAGACGGATATATAAAGACACCATACGAAACAATATCAGAAACATTGAATGCAAATATAAAAGATGTACAAAGAATAATTAATATATTAAAAACTTTCGACCCATTAGGAGTTTGTGCGAAGAATATTGAAGAATGTTTATCTATACAGCTTAAATCAAGAGATGATATAGAAGATAGTATAAAAGAAATAGCTATAAAGATAGTAGAAAATTACTTAAAAGAGCTTGGTAAAAAAAATTATGACTATATAGCAAATGAGATGAATATCACTAAAGATAAAGTACTCGAAGCTCTAAAAATAATACAAACATTAGAGCCATACCCTGCAAGAGAATATGACACTACACCTATAAAATATATAGTACCTGAAATTTTTATATTCAAAGAAAACAATGAGTGGGTTGTAAAAACTAATGAAAGCTTCATAAAACCCTTGAAAATTAGCAAAAAATATAGTAAACTAATAAATGAGGGGAAAAATAGTAGAGAAGATATAAACTTTTTGAAAGAAAAAAAGAAAATGGCTGAAAATTTAATAAATGCCGTTAGTGAAAGAAAAAAAACACTATTAAAAGTAGGCGAAGGATTATTAAAATTTCAACTTCCTTTCTTTGAAAATGGAAAAGAGTTTATAAAACCCTTAAAATTACAAGATTTATCATTAGAAGTTTCTTTAAGTGAGTCCACAATAAGCAGAATATCTAATGGTAAATACTTAAATACAGTTTGGGGTACTTTTTCTATAAAATATTTCTTTTCAAAAGAGCTTAAAGGTGGCATATCCTCAAGAGCGGTGAAAGAAATAATAAAAAGAATAATAAAAGATTCCCCTGTTAAATTGACTGATGAAAAAATAAGGCTGATATTAAAAAGCGAAGGTATTGATATATCAAGAAGAACTGTTGCTAAATATAGGCTTTCATCATCAATATTATGAAAACAAAAGGAGAAAATTTTATGCATCAAAACATCATAGGTAAAAACGTGAGAATCACTAAAAATGTAAGAGAACATATAGCTAATAAGATGCAAAATATAAAAGTTCATTCTGATAAAATCATAGATGCTAATATTATATGTGAGCATATACATGAAGAATATATAGTTCAAGGTACTATTACTTTCGGTAAACAAGTATTCCATGATAAAGAAAAAGAAAAAGACTTGTATGCAGCAATAGATACAATGTTCCAAAAAATAGAAAGAAAGGTTAGAAAATCTAAAGAGAAAAATATAGATAAATCTCAAAGAGCTGTAGTTGATAAAACTGTACAAACTGATGAAGATGATGCTTCTTACTCTATAAATACAGTATCTTTATATGAAAAACCTTTAGATGAGATTGATGCTCTTGTTATATTTAATCATGATAAGAGGCCGTATCTTGCTTATTTCCCTATAAAGAGAGAAGAGGATTTATACAGCGTAAAAATAGGTAAATATCCTTCTTATCTATTTAAAGGAAATGATTCTAAAACTTATGAAATATATGAGAGCGATGATTCTAATTCTTGGAATATAGATGAAGTAAGTTTAACTAGCGATAATAATATAGATGCTAGTTCAAGCAAAAAATATGAATTAAGAGAATATAATGTGAGTGAGGCAGTAAACTACTTAACAGAAAATAATAATGAAAAGTTTGTAGTATATGTAAGCAGTGTTACTGGTCAGGTAGAGGCTTTATATAAAGAATCAGATATATCTTTTACTTTAATAAGAATATTTGAGTTATAATTTTTTATAAATTAATACTATTTTGGAGGGCTTAATAAAAATGAGCTTGATAGACTATATCAATAAAGATGCAATAATGATAGATGTTCAAGAGACAGATAAAGAACGTTTGCTCTCTAAAATGGTAGAAAGGCTTAATGAATGCGGGCTCTTGCTGAATAAAGATGAAGCAGAACACTCGATTATGGCTAGAGAAAAGCTTATGAGTACAGGAGTTGGAAGCGGTATAGCTATTCCGCATGCCAAAACAGATGCTGTAAAAAAAATAGTCTTGACTGTTGCTACTATAAAAAATGGAATAAATTATAAATCTGTAGATAAGAAAAAAGTATTTATAGTTTTTATGCTTCTTGCTCCTAAAGATTCTGCATCAGAGAATTTAAAAGTATTAACTACAATAGCTAAAATACTTAGAGATAACAGTCATTTTGTAGAGAAACTTATAAATACAGAAAAAAATGAAGATATAATATCTCTTATCGCTAAAGAGGAAATGAAATTATAATGCCTAAAAAAATAAATGTTGAAAAATTCCTTGAAATCAACGAAAACAGAAACAACATCTTAAAAATAAGAAGATTAACAGGTTTAATTGGAATGAAAAATGAAATATACAGCTGCGATGTCAATAGACCTGGTATGGCATTATTTAGATATTTTCAGGATTTCGCTTTTGAAAGAATACAGATATTCGGTAAGGGCGAAGGTAATTATGTTGTAACTTTAGATAAAGAAAATAAGACTGATATATTTGAAGAGATGCTTTCTTATAAGATTCCTGTATGTATATTTACTTATGGCTTAGTACCGCCTGAATCTTTTATAGAAATTGCTAAGAATAATAATATATGTGTTATTGTTACTGAGCTTCCTACTAATGAGTTTGTTCTATCCATGCAAAACTTAATAGAAGAGGAGTTTTTAGAGTCTTTTAGAGTTCATGGCGGGCTTGTTGAGGTTTTTGGTGTTGGCATTTTAATATTAGGTAAAAGCGGTGTTGGTAAGAGTGAGGCTACTTTAGAGCTTATATATAAAGGTCATAGGCTTATAGCAGATGATACTGTTGAGTTTAAAAAACTAAAAGACGGCAGAATTATTGGTAAAAAGCATGATGTTATCAAGCATAAAATGGAAGTGAGGGGTATTGGAATAGTAGATATAAGCAGGCTTTCTGGTATGAGTGCTATTAGAGATAAAAAAAGGCTTGATTTGGTGATAGAGCTTGAACAGTGGAAAGATGATGAGCAATATGACAGAATGGGGCTTTATGATAAAACTTATAATATATTAAATACTGAAATACCTTATATAAAATTGCCTGTACGTGCCGGAAGAAATATATGTATATTAATTGAAACTGCTGCTAAGAATTTACGTCTAAAAGAGATGGGCTATAACAGTGCTAAAGAATTAGACAAAGATTTAATAGAAGCTATGCAAAAGAAAGGTTCATAAAAACATATCTATATTAAAAAAGGATTAAAAATATATGTCAAAAATAGCTGTTGGTATGAGTGCAGGAGTAGATTCTACAACAACGGCAAAACTTTTAAAAGAACAGGGTAATGAAGTTTTTGGTGTTACTATGCTTCTTTGGGACGGTGATGAGAGAGCTCCTTTAGCTGGTTCTTGTTATGGTCCTTATCAAAACAAAGTGGTAGAAGAATGCAAAAAATATGCTGCTCAAATTGGAATTGATTATTATGCTTTTAATGTTAGTGAATTATTTCAAAAAAAAGTAATAGATTATGTAAAAAATTCATACAAAAAAGGACTCACTCCCAACCCTTGTATAATGTGCAATAGAGAAATTAAGTTTATGGCTTTGTTTGATGCCATAGAAAAAAGTGGTTTAACTTTCGATAAATTTGCTACTGGGCATTATGCTGGTGTAAGATATGATGAAGAGGAAAAAAGATATATACTCTTAAGAGGCAAAAATCATATAAAAGACCAATCTTATTTTTTATACAGATTAACTCAAGAGCAATTATCCAAAATAATGTTTCCTATGTATGAAATGACTAAAGAAGAGACAAGAAAGTTAGCAAGAGAGTACAATCTTATTGATGTGGCAGAGAAAAATGACAGTCAAGATTTTTTTGCTGGAGAATATCATAGGCTTTTTGATGAAGATTTAGAAGGAAATATTGTGCATATAGAAACTAATGAAATATTAGGAAAACATAATGGAATATGGCATTATACAGTTGGTCAGAGAAAAGGACTTGGCATTGCATACAAAGAGCCTCTTTTTATTATATCATTAGACAGCAACACTAATACTGTTTATGTTGGAAATAAAAATCACACCATTATAGATAAAGTTACAATATATGACATAAATTGGATAGTAAACAAAAGAGAAAAAGAGTTTACAGCATTGGTAAAAACAAGAAGTGCTCATAAAGGTACTATGGCTAATGTTGTGCCGATAGATGACAATAGAATAGACATACATTTTTTAGAGCCTACAGGTATAGTAGCCAAAGGACAATCATGCGTTTGCTATGACGGCGAGATTACATTGTGCGGCGGAATTGTATATTAAAACAATATTTTCTATCAATTTTTTCTTGTTCTTTTTCCCGCAGCAAAAAGAACCAAAAAGTGCAAGTGCTATATCTTTTTATATTTGTAATATGTATTAAGTATAAAATAATACATTTATTTTAAGCTAAACAATGCAGTTCTTTTGCTTCTTTGCGGCACGCCTTACCTAAAGGTACTCCTTTCAGTCGCCGGCACTCCTTTCAGTCGCAAAAGAAGTAGGGGCATGTACCCTAAGGGCACGCTTCGCAGGGGGCAACGCCACCACAAACAAGAAATTTTTAGTATATAATTAAACAATTATGTTTTATTATTATAAGTATTTGTTTTTGTTCAACTTTTTTGTCGCTCTCGCTGTGCGGATTTCGTAAGGTTTTCAGCATTCGCATATATTTTATGAAAGTGCAAATGTTTTAACTTTTTATCTTCGATGACATTATCATAAATACCGTAGACAAAACAACAAGAATAGAGCCTAATAATATATTAATAGTTAAAGTTTCATTATAAATAAATATAGAAGCTATTACTGTTGTTGTTGGTTCAAACATATTTAGTATTGAAGCAAGCGAAGAGCCAAGTTGTTTTACACCATAAAGTAAAAGCCCTAAAGAAAATATTGTGCAAAATAAAGATATAATAAGAAAATTATTAAATACATTTATACTGTCAATCATTTTCAAACTATTAGTTGATATACCCCATACAAAAAATACTATAGATACAAACAAAGACATATAAAAAATAGAAACCATAGTATCAAGTTTAGCAAATGATGCCTTTTTATTTGATATAATATATACACCATAAGTCACAGTTGTTATTAAGGCATATATTACACCCTTAAAAGATTCTACTTCTACAATTCTTGTTAAAAGAACTATTCCTATAACAGCAGAAATTACAGATAGTATTTTTAATATATTAATTTTCTCTTTATAAACTATAGCCATCAATATAATTACTACAACAGGATATCCAAAATGAATCATATTAGTAAGCCCTGCTGATATATATGATAAAGAAAGAGACAAAAAGAAAAATGTTAAACCAAGTCCAATTACACTAAATAATATAAGCTCTAAAAATTGTCTTTTATCTATTTTAAAACTTTTTTTTCTTATAAGTATTATAAAAAATAAAAATATTGCTGTAAAAGCATATCTATAAAAAACTATAGCTACAGATGAATAATTTTCTCTTATAATATTTTTTGTAAATATTGGAAGAAAACCATAAGCAATAGACGCTATGATTACTAATAATACATTAATCATTTTACTTAGCTCTTCTTATCTTAACATCAAAGCGTTCTTCTACCAAACTAATTAATTCAGGCAGCTTTTGCTCTGCTATCATTTTTAATTTTTCTCTGTCTATTCTCTGAGCAGGGGAACCAAGCATAACAGAATTTGATTCTATTTTTACATTAGTCATAACACCGCTTTGTCCGCCTAATATAACTCTGTCACCCAAAGTAACATGGTCAGCCAAACCAACCTGTCCTGCAAGCACACAATGATGACCTAATTTACTGCTTCCTGCAATTCCAACCTGTGATACAATTATAGAATGCTCTCCTATGTCGCAGTTATGAGCAATTTGAACTAAGTTGTCTATTTTTACCCCTTCTCTAATAATTGTAGAGCCTAAAGTTGCCCTGTCTATACAAACATTAGCACCTATTTCAACATCGTTTTCTATAACAACATTTCCCCTTTGAGGAATTTTCATCTGCTTGCCATTAACTTCAAAAAATCCAAAACCATCATTTCCAATAACAGTAGATGAACCTATTATAACATTGTTTTTTATTATGCATCTGTCATGTATAGAAACATTTGAATGTATGATGCAGTTCTCCCCTATTTCAACATTATCTCCCAAAAATACTCCGCTCTCTATTACACTGCCTTTAGCAATTTTTACATTCTTTCCAATATGGGCATTATCTCCTATATAGGTTTCTTTATCTATTTTTGCATTATCTTTTATAACGGCAGTATTTTCTATAGTGCCTAATGGATATTTTTTATCTTCAAATAAAATATAAAGAAGTTTTATAAATGCTTCTTTCGGATTTGCATGAATAATAGCAGTTTTCTTTTTAAAATCTTCTATTGTGTTTGCTAAATCCTCTCTTAAAATAATTGCACTCGCTTTACTATTTAAAGCAGTTTCTATATATTTATTATTGTCAACACAAACTATAGAGCCTTCTGATATATCATTAATAGGAGAAAGTGTTGTTATATTAATATTATCATCTCCTAATGTTTTTATAGCATTCAAAAATTTAGCAATATCTTTAATATTCATATTAGCTCCATTTATAAAGTTATTAAAAAATATATCTCATTTTATAAACAAATATGTTTTTTTGCAAATTTATATTTTTTTATTATATTATTTTTAAAATAAAAAACGCTATAGATAATAAAATATAATAAAATCCATAGCGTTTAATATTGTTTTATTTACTATTTATTATTTTGATGTTAATGAAGTTAATAAATTATTCATATCAGCTATTTCTTTTTCTTGGTCAGCTATTATTCTATTAGCAATCTCTTTAATTTTATCATCTTTTGTAGAAGCTAATATTTGTTTAGAAGCATTAACAGCACCTTGATGATGAGGTATCATTCCTTTAATAAAATCTATATCATTATCTCCAGTAACTTCTATCATAGACATTTCCATCATCATATCATTCATAATTTTCTCTGCTTCATCACCAAAAGCAACAGTATCTATATCACTATAGTCTGTGTTTTTTGCTTTTAATTCATCTACTAAAGCTTTAAACTCTTCTATCTCTTTCTCTTGGGCTTTTATAATATTATTAGCTAAAGTTTTTAGAGTTTCATTTGTAGTAGTTTCAAGAAGTATTTTAGAAGAATCTATAGCACCTTGATGATGAGGTATCATATTAACTAAAAAATCAACATCTATATTTTTAGTTTTCTCAAAAGCCTGAGCCATCATAGGAGCATGCATTGCATCTATTATTTTAGAACCAGAAACATTATGTGCTGCATGTGCATTATGCGTATTTTCTGCATTATTAGTTTGCACTGCAGAAGCTGTATCTGTTTTTTGAGTACAAGAAACAGTAAAAACTAACATCATTATAATAGTAATTAAAGTTAAAAAAATTTTCATTATGTAAATATCCTTTAATAAAATTTACTATTATAACATTTTATATATATAAATCGTAAAATAAATTATATAGATTCATCTTTTAACAAATTATTAAATTGTGCCTTAGAATAAACTTCTATTTTGTCATTATGAAGTACATAACTTTTAGCACTGCTTGTAAGGTCTACTGGTACAATTAATATTCCATTTTTAGCGCCAGCCTCAGAAACAAGCATTAAAAAATCTCTAATCATAAGTTCGCCAATCTCTACATTATTCCATCTTTTAAAAGATATTAGAGTTAAATCTTTTTTGCTGCTTTTCATGTTATATGCTAAATAATCTACTTCATCACCGTAACTATTCTTTCCTTTCTCTCCTGTATATTCCTGAACAATTGAATGTGATAATTTATTTCTTATAATATTTTGGCAAACCTTCTTAAAATCAAATATGCTCATTTTAAATATTTTATCTATTTTATTTGTAGTAGCAAATGTATTTGGTTTATTTTCGTTTACAGAAATCTTTAATTGATTTAATACCGCATCAACATTAATTGTAGGTTTTACATCTATTAAAGCTGCTATATAATCAAAATCTATAAAAGAAGCCTCCCATAAGTTTATAGTTTTATCCCAAAATGCTGTTAAATCTTTATCTATGTAATTTTCAAAATTATCATTTTTATATTTCTGTAAAGAATATGAACCTGAATCTTTTATTTTATTTAATTGATCTGATGCTTTGTATATTTCAGATAAATAGCTTAATATTTTATCAACATCATAAATATTAAAATCATTTAGGTTAAATGATTTTATACTTCTAAAAGCTTGTATAGAAAAATCTATATCTCTTAAAAAATATGAATAGAAGGCATAATCAAATACTAAAGAAGATATTTTTTTGTCAAATTGAGGAATTTTATATAAAGAGTATATTTTATCATAATATTCTTTAAATAATTTACTGTCTTCTAATTTGTATAATATAAATAAATATATTTTGTTCAAATAAAATACATAATTATCATCATGAAATTTATCTGCAAGTGTTATTTCTAAGAAAGATCTTGCTATATTAGTTTCTTCAGATATTAAGTAAAGCGAAATTAAAGATTTAGCTA
It encodes the following:
- the hprK gene encoding HPr(Ser) kinase/phosphatase, yielding MPKKINVEKFLEINENRNNILKIRRLTGLIGMKNEIYSCDVNRPGMALFRYFQDFAFERIQIFGKGEGNYVVTLDKENKTDIFEEMLSYKIPVCIFTYGLVPPESFIEIAKNNNICVIVTELPTNEFVLSMQNLIEEEFLESFRVHGGLVEVFGVGILILGKSGVGKSEATLELIYKGHRLIADDTVEFKKLKDGRIIGKKHDVIKHKMEVRGIGIVDISRLSGMSAIRDKKRLDLVIELEQWKDDEQYDRMGLYDKTYNILNTEIPYIKLPVRAGRNICILIETAAKNLRLKEMGYNSAKELDKDLIEAMQKKGS
- a CDS encoding PTS sugar transporter subunit IIA, whose amino-acid sequence is MSLIDYINKDAIMIDVQETDKERLLSKMVERLNECGLLLNKDEAEHSIMAREKLMSTGVGSGIAIPHAKTDAVKKIVLTVATIKNGINYKSVDKKKVFIVFMLLAPKDSASENLKVLTTIAKILRDNSHFVEKLINTEKNEDIISLIAKEEMKL
- the lpxD gene encoding UDP-3-O-(3-hydroxymyristoyl)glucosamine N-acyltransferase; translation: MNIKDIAKFLNAIKTLGDDNINITTLSPINDISEGSIVCVDNNKYIETALNSKASAIILREDLANTIEDFKKKTAIIHANPKEAFIKLLYILFEDKKYPLGTIENTAVIKDNAKIDKETYIGDNAHIGKNVKIAKGSVIESGVFLGDNVEIGENCIIHSNVSIHDRCIIKNNVIIGSSTVIGNDGFGFFEVNGKQMKIPQRGNVVIENDVEIGANVCIDRATLGSTIIREGVKIDNLVQIAHNCDIGEHSIIVSQVGIAGSSKLGHHCVLAGQVGLADHVTLGDRVILGGQSGVMTNVKIESNSVMLGSPAQRIDREKLKMIAEQKLPELISLVEERFDVKIRRAK
- a CDS encoding DMT family transporter, producing MINVLLVIIASIAYGFLPIFTKNIIRENYSSVAIVFYRYAFTAIFLFFIILIRKKSFKIDKRQFLELILFSVIGLGLTFFFLSLSLSYISAGLTNMIHFGYPVVVIILMAIVYKEKINILKILSVISAVIGIVLLTRIVEVESFKGVIYALITTVTYGVYIISNKKASFAKLDTMVSIFYMSLFVSIVFFVWGISTNSLKMIDSINVFNNFLIISLFCTIFSLGLLLYGVKQLGSSLASILNMFEPTTTVIASIFIYNETLTINILLGSILVVLSTVFMIMSSKIKS
- the mnmA gene encoding tRNA 2-thiouridine(34) synthase MnmA; the protein is MSKIAVGMSAGVDSTTTAKLLKEQGNEVFGVTMLLWDGDERAPLAGSCYGPYQNKVVEECKKYAAQIGIDYYAFNVSELFQKKVIDYVKNSYKKGLTPNPCIMCNREIKFMALFDAIEKSGLTFDKFATGHYAGVRYDEEEKRYILLRGKNHIKDQSYFLYRLTQEQLSKIMFPMYEMTKEETRKLAREYNLIDVAEKNDSQDFFAGEYHRLFDEDLEGNIVHIETNEILGKHNGIWHYTVGQRKGLGIAYKEPLFIISLDSNTNTVYVGNKNHTIIDKVTIYDINWIVNKREKEFTALVKTRSAHKGTMANVVPIDDNRIDIHFLEPTGIVAKGQSCVCYDGEITLCGGIVY
- a CDS encoding tetratricopeptide repeat protein gives rise to the protein MNNIVVYLITLIVLAFLTFILIKKIIANKDNKIGKVSGKLSKERILELKKRIAKDENDYEAIYELAMLEENIGENEEALKKYEQLMDIGYLRGKAQLDAAKKLEEKYSSLGNRENTLKYSAIVFKIDPKNTIYAIKVATILTYEGSFKIACDYFSKALSSKEEFDIDDIKAAAFAFYKVKDYKKSLAFLETLYKRVNKEKNSKEISKQIAKSLISLYLISEETNIARSFLEITLADKFHDDNYVFYLNKIYLFILYKLEDSKLFKEYYDKIYSLYKIPQFDKKISSLVFDYAFYSYFLRDIDFSIQAFRSIKSFNLNDFNIYDVDKILSYLSEIYKASDQLNKIKDSGSYSLQKYKNDNFENYIDKDLTAFWDKTINLWEASFIDFDYIAALIDVKPTINVDAVLNQLKISVNENKPNTFATTNKIDKIFKMSIFDFKKVCQNIIRNKLSHSIVQEYTGEKGKNSYGDEVDYLAYNMKSSKKDLTLISFKRWNNVEIGELMIRDFLMLVSEAGAKNGILIVPVDLTSSAKSYVLHNDKIEVYSKAQFNNLLKDESI
- the hpf gene encoding ribosome hibernation-promoting factor, HPF/YfiA family, with product MHQNIIGKNVRITKNVREHIANKMQNIKVHSDKIIDANIICEHIHEEYIVQGTITFGKQVFHDKEKEKDLYAAIDTMFQKIERKVRKSKEKNIDKSQRAVVDKTVQTDEDDASYSINTVSLYEKPLDEIDALVIFNHDKRPYLAYFPIKREEDLYSVKIGKYPSYLFKGNDSKTYEIYESDDSNSWNIDEVSLTSDNNIDASSSKKYELREYNVSEAVNYLTENNNEKFVVYVSSVTGQVEALYKESDISFTLIRIFEL
- a CDS encoding sodium-dependent transporter — translated: MKEREKLGSRLGFILVSAGCAVGMGNVWRFPYITGQYGGGAFVVLYIISIVAFCTIPMIMEFAVGRAGGHDISNSFLKLEKKGQHWHKIGYVQIIGNVLLMLFYTTICGWCLAYFYFTLTGKFTSLGADQIGTFFNGVLGSPSTLVFWMGVSVLIGILICSFGLQNGVERASKFMMISLFALLIVLIIRAVTLDGAVEGLKFYLIPDFNKLFGGGFSGFIGIFYAAIGQAFFSLSVGQGGMAIFGSYIDKKQRLTGEALIVVALDTLVALLAGLLIFPASFAFNVNPGQGAGLTFVTLPNIFNSMPLGRLWGSLFFLFLAMAALTTIIAVFENIYSFAMDKFGLSRKKVSVILFLVVFFGSLPTALGFNVLSHINPLGEGTVILDLLDFIVSNNILPLGALVTLFFCTRKFGWGFDNFLKEVNTGEGVKFPAYLRLYSSYIIPLIILAIFVYEYLNKFVLK
- a CDS encoding DUF305 domain-containing protein: MKIFLTLITIIMMLVFTVSCTQKTDTASAVQTNNAENTHNAHAAHNVSGSKIIDAMHAPMMAQAFEKTKNIDVDFLVNMIPHHQGAIDSSKILLETTTNETLKTLANNIIKAQEKEIEEFKALVDELKAKNTDYSDIDTVAFGDEAEKIMNDMMMEMSMIEVTGDNDIDFIKGMIPHHQGAVNASKQILASTKDDKIKEIANRIIADQEKEIADMNNLLTSLTSK
- the rpoN gene encoding RNA polymerase factor sigma-54, whose translation is MSSSINLSTNIKTQLRHELRLNAQTKLWLNTISMPAIELKEKIEKEMEENPFLEYDLKNSSSKDIDNIIENTLQSEGESLFEHLKTQINIAFDNKKDIELAEHICSFIDKDGYIKTPYETISETLNANIKDVQRIINILKTFDPLGVCAKNIEECLSIQLKSRDDIEDSIKEIAIKIVENYLKELGKKNYDYIANEMNITKDKVLEALKIIQTLEPYPAREYDTTPIKYIVPEIFIFKENNEWVVKTNESFIKPLKISKKYSKLINEGKNSREDINFLKEKKKMAENLINAVSERKKTLLKVGEGLLKFQLPFFENGKEFIKPLKLQDLSLEVSLSESTISRISNGKYLNTVWGTFSIKYFFSKELKGGISSRAVKEIIKRIIKDSPVKLTDEKIRLILKSEGIDISRRTVAKYRLSSSIL